The Ornithorhynchus anatinus isolate Pmale09 chromosome Y5, mOrnAna1.pri.v4, whole genome shotgun sequence genome has a window encoding:
- the LOC114808749 gene encoding ADP-ribosylation factor 4, with the protein MGLTISSLFSRLFGKKQMRILMVGLDAAGKTTILYKLKLGEIVTTIPTIGFNVETVEYKNICFTVWDVGGQDKIRPLWRHYFQNTQGLIFVVDSNDRERILEGAEELQKMVNIFI; encoded by the exons ATGGGCCTCACAatatcctccctcttttcccggcTCTTCGGCAAGAAACAGATGCGCATTCTGATGG TTGGTTTGGATGCTGCTGGCAAAACAACTATTCTGTATAAACTGAAGTTAGGGGAGATTGTTACGACTATCCCTACTATAg gTTTTAATGTCGAAACAGTAGAATATAAAAACATTTGTTTCACAGTGTGGGATGTTGGAGGCCAAGATAAAATTCGACCTCTTTGGAGGCATTACTTCCAAAATACACAG ggaCTCATTTTTGTTGTTGACAGCAATGACCGTGAGAGAATTCTGGAAGGAGCAGAAGAGCTACAGAAAATGgtgaatatatttatataa